A window of Pseudomonas mucidolens contains these coding sequences:
- a CDS encoding MalY/PatB family protein produces MSFDFDTIHPRFGTGSTKWSRYPEDVLPMWIADMDIAAPAAILEVLHQRLDQQMLGYSVARAQVREAIVADLWHKYAWRVQPDELLFLPGVEPGFNMALNAFVTPGQSVVLQTPNYAPLRHAAGNWDLPKIEVPFELSSQGEYLTPLPALRQALEGAGALLLSNPHNPIGKVFPREELLAVATACLEHGALIISDEIHAELCFDGRRHIPTASLSPEIARRTITLMSASKAYNVAGLKTCFAVVQDAAIRERFNKARRGMVDSVSPLGLEATWAAYSQCGAWLQALVAYLQDNRDYLLDAVQKRLPGVVMHAPQGTYLAWLDCSALGLNDPQQFFLEQAKVGLSAGLEFADDSQQFVRLNFGCPRAMLEEGIARMQRSLLNR; encoded by the coding sequence ATGAGTTTTGATTTCGATACGATTCACCCGCGTTTCGGTACCGGCAGCACCAAGTGGAGTCGCTACCCCGAAGACGTGCTGCCGATGTGGATTGCCGACATGGACATCGCTGCGCCAGCGGCGATCCTTGAGGTGCTGCACCAGCGCCTGGACCAACAGATGCTCGGTTACAGCGTGGCCCGCGCGCAAGTGCGCGAGGCGATTGTTGCCGACCTTTGGCACAAGTACGCCTGGCGCGTGCAACCCGATGAATTGCTGTTCCTGCCCGGTGTGGAACCGGGCTTCAACATGGCCTTGAACGCCTTTGTCACGCCAGGTCAGTCGGTGGTATTGCAAACGCCCAACTATGCGCCCTTGCGCCACGCGGCGGGCAACTGGGATTTGCCAAAGATCGAGGTTCCGTTTGAACTGAGCAGTCAGGGCGAATACCTGACGCCCCTGCCGGCCCTGCGCCAGGCGTTGGAGGGTGCGGGCGCCCTGCTGCTGAGCAATCCTCACAATCCGATCGGCAAGGTGTTCCCCCGTGAAGAATTGCTCGCCGTCGCCACCGCGTGCCTGGAGCACGGCGCACTGATCATCTCTGATGAGATTCACGCCGAGCTGTGTTTTGACGGCCGCCGGCACATCCCCACCGCATCGCTGAGCCCGGAGATTGCGCGGCGCACCATTACCCTGATGTCGGCGAGCAAGGCCTATAACGTCGCGGGTTTAAAAACCTGCTTTGCCGTGGTTCAGGACGCCGCTATTCGCGAACGCTTCAACAAGGCACGCCGTGGCATGGTCGACAGCGTCAGCCCACTGGGGTTGGAAGCCACCTGGGCCGCCTACAGTCAATGCGGCGCATGGCTGCAAGCGCTGGTCGCATACCTGCAAGACAATCGCGACTACCTGTTGGATGCAGTGCAAAAACGCTTGCCGGGGGTGGTGATGCATGCCCCTCAAGGCACCTACCTGGCGTGGCTGGATTGCAGCGCACTGGGGCTGAATGACCCGCAGCAGTTTTTCCTCGAACAGGCCAAGGTCGGCTTGAGTGCCGGCCTGGAATTTGCTGACGACAGCCAACAGTTTGTGCGCTTGAACTTCGGCTGTCCGAGGGCGATGCTCGAAGAAGGCATTGCGCGCATGCAGCGCAGCTTGCTCAACCGCTGA
- a CDS encoding TonB-dependent receptor, whose amino-acid sequence MPVVPPSLLRLSLLLSLSASPLCMPLSWAEDASRRGYEVPAGSLDSALTRFAGLAGVNLSVDPALVSGLRSRGISGEFAVEEGFARLLQGSGLQLQAVGDRAYTLIPAAQSDTLQLPATSILGASTTPVAETYAGDQVTRKGAQGLLGEGDFMDTPFNLTSYTAKAVKNLQARTLGEMVASDPSVRITNPAGGRFEQFSVRGFSLFNSDVSYGGLYGVLPTYAIDMEMVERVDILKGPGALLGGIAPRGSVGGGINIEPKRAADAPLTEFTGSYASAGQFGGAVDIGRRFGDEQQFGVRFNGVKQSGDTEWDHQSVDREMSVIGLDFRKERVRLSLDLGRQERTADAPQERVEVAKGSVMPKARDIRDNFAQSWTYSHTKDTFGAVRGEFDVSDSLMVYAAAGARKGNYDFLRHGVQATQSNGDFTVVPRSFRRDEGVKTVTLGARSWFDTGAVGHTINVSLNRFNMDFDNAGERYTPGRSNLYNPVELPHPGQAVRWDTSTHTENRFTSLALADTLSFLDERVLLTLGARLQKVQVTSWSNGVKDQPAYDEQATSPAVGLVVKVTDQLSLYTNYMEGLSQGETAPSSGVRNENAIFPPTKSKQVEVGAKYDLGNFGMSASVFQIKQPAYGIDAEGFFKPNGELRNQGLELNLFGEPAKGLRLLGGVMLLDSEQTKTAQGLTDGKRGTGAPVANVNLGAEWDIEHLQGLTLTARAIHTGAQYLDAANQQKIDDWERYDLGARYSFKLDEKPVTLRATVENVLDTTYWASAATSSDSAPGLTLSTPRTWLVSATIGF is encoded by the coding sequence ATGCCCGTCGTCCCGCCATCGCTGCTGCGTTTGAGTCTGCTGCTGAGCCTGAGTGCCAGCCCGTTGTGTATGCCTCTGAGCTGGGCCGAGGACGCGTCCCGGCGTGGTTATGAGGTGCCTGCTGGCAGCCTGGACAGCGCCTTGACGCGGTTTGCCGGTTTGGCCGGGGTCAACCTGTCGGTGGACCCGGCGTTGGTCAGCGGCCTGCGCAGTCGTGGCATTTCCGGTGAGTTTGCCGTCGAGGAAGGTTTTGCGCGCCTGCTTCAGGGCTCGGGCCTGCAATTGCAGGCGGTGGGGGATCGCGCCTACACCCTGATTCCCGCTGCGCAAAGTGACACGCTCCAGTTGCCCGCGACCTCGATTCTCGGGGCCAGCACCACGCCGGTCGCCGAAACCTATGCCGGTGACCAAGTCACGCGCAAAGGCGCCCAAGGCTTGCTGGGGGAGGGCGACTTCATGGACACGCCGTTCAATCTCACCTCCTACACCGCCAAGGCGGTGAAGAACCTTCAGGCCCGCACCCTCGGTGAAATGGTTGCCAGTGATCCGTCGGTACGTATCACCAACCCGGCAGGAGGGCGTTTCGAGCAGTTTTCCGTGCGCGGCTTCAGCCTGTTTAACAGTGACGTGTCTTACGGTGGTCTGTATGGCGTGCTACCGACGTATGCCATCGACATGGAAATGGTCGAACGGGTCGATATCCTCAAGGGGCCTGGTGCGTTGCTCGGTGGTATCGCACCGCGCGGCAGTGTCGGCGGCGGCATCAATATCGAACCCAAGCGCGCAGCAGATGCGCCGCTGACCGAGTTCACCGGCAGCTATGCCTCGGCCGGTCAGTTCGGCGGGGCAGTGGACATAGGTCGGCGTTTCGGTGATGAACAGCAGTTTGGCGTGCGTTTCAACGGAGTGAAGCAGTCCGGCGATACCGAGTGGGATCACCAATCAGTCGATCGGGAGATGAGCGTGATTGGCCTGGACTTTCGCAAGGAGCGCGTGCGCCTGTCCCTCGACCTGGGACGCCAGGAACGCACGGCCGACGCTCCGCAGGAACGCGTAGAAGTGGCCAAGGGCAGTGTGATGCCCAAGGCTCGCGATATCCGTGACAACTTCGCCCAGTCCTGGACTTATTCCCATACCAAGGACACCTTTGGCGCGGTTCGCGGTGAGTTCGATGTCAGCGATTCGTTGATGGTCTACGCCGCCGCAGGGGCGCGCAAAGGCAACTATGACTTCCTGCGGCATGGTGTACAGGCGACCCAGAGCAATGGCGACTTCACCGTGGTGCCGCGTAGTTTTCGTCGCGATGAAGGCGTCAAAACCGTCACGCTCGGTGCTCGCAGCTGGTTCGACACCGGGGCGGTAGGGCACACGATCAACGTCAGTCTCAACCGTTTCAACATGGATTTCGACAACGCGGGCGAGCGCTACACCCCGGGCCGGAGCAACCTCTACAACCCGGTAGAGTTACCGCACCCGGGCCAGGCCGTGCGCTGGGACACCAGCACCCACACCGAGAACCGCTTCACCAGCCTGGCGCTGGCGGACACCCTGAGCTTTCTGGATGAGCGTGTCTTGCTGACGCTCGGCGCACGCTTGCAAAAGGTCCAGGTGACGTCCTGGAGCAACGGTGTGAAAGATCAGCCGGCGTACGACGAACAAGCCACGTCGCCGGCCGTGGGGCTGGTGGTGAAAGTCACCGATCAGTTGTCTCTGTACACCAACTACATGGAAGGCCTGAGCCAGGGTGAAACCGCACCTTCGAGCGGGGTACGTAACGAAAATGCGATTTTCCCACCGACCAAAAGCAAGCAGGTGGAAGTCGGCGCCAAGTACGACCTGGGCAACTTCGGCATGAGCGCCAGTGTGTTCCAGATTAAACAACCGGCCTATGGCATCGATGCCGAGGGGTTCTTCAAACCCAATGGCGAGCTACGCAACCAGGGGCTGGAGTTGAACCTGTTCGGGGAGCCCGCCAAAGGCCTGCGCTTGCTCGGTGGTGTGATGCTGCTCGACAGCGAGCAAACCAAGACTGCTCAAGGCCTGACGGATGGCAAGCGCGGCACCGGCGCGCCAGTGGCCAACGTCAACCTCGGGGCCGAATGGGACATCGAGCATCTGCAAGGCTTGACCCTGACTGCCCGCGCCATTCACACCGGTGCACAGTACCTGGACGCCGCCAACCAGCAAAAAATCGATGACTGGGAACGCTACGACCTGGGCGCACGTTACAGTTTCAAGCTGGACGAAAAACCGGTGACCCTGCGCGCCACCGTAGAGAACGTACTGGACACCACCTACTGGGCTTCGGCCGCCACCTCCAGTGACAGCGCTCCAGGCTTGACCCTGTCGACGCCGCGCACCTGGCTGGTCTCGGCAACAATCGGCTTTTGA
- a CDS encoding sigma-70 family RNA polymerase sigma factor yields the protein MTDAVLPTPATEPSLHTLYRDHRSWLESWLRRRLGNAWDAADLSQDTFLRILASAQPVAQLQEPRAYLVTVGKRLLVNFHQRRSLEQAYLNALARLPEDCVPSPEQRWLLLETLQALDELLDGLPPAVRRAFLWSQLEGLGYREIAERLKVSERTVKRYMAQAYEHCLLVEL from the coding sequence ATGACTGATGCCGTATTGCCAACGCCCGCCACAGAACCGAGCCTCCACACGCTGTACCGCGACCACCGCAGTTGGCTGGAAAGCTGGCTGCGGCGACGGCTTGGCAACGCCTGGGATGCGGCCGACCTCAGCCAGGACACGTTTTTGCGGATTTTGGCCAGCGCCCAGCCGGTTGCTCAATTGCAGGAACCACGGGCTTATCTAGTGACGGTGGGCAAGCGTTTACTGGTCAATTTTCATCAGCGTCGCAGCCTTGAGCAGGCTTACCTGAATGCCTTGGCGCGCTTGCCGGAAGACTGCGTGCCGTCTCCCGAACAACGCTGGCTGTTGCTGGAGACTCTGCAGGCCTTGGATGAACTGCTCGATGGATTGCCGCCAGCGGTACGTCGGGCGTTTCTCTGGAGCCAGCTGGAAGGTCTGGGGTACCGGGAGATTGCCGAGCGGCTCAAGGTCTCCGAGCGCACGGTCAAGCGTTACATGGCCCAGGCCTATGAACATTGTCTGTTGGTGGAACTGTGA
- a CDS encoding FecR domain-containing protein → MSRTAPDVARAAAQWLALLESGGATERDHTGLQQWRDSHPQHEQAWQKAQMLRQRFADLPSSLALASLDRPPPGRRAVLKRALGVAALVPAVWLLGRQLPLDVWRADLHTATGQRTRVPLADGSQLQLNTASAVDVDLGRRRIGLLEGELALTVPGAAALNVHTRFGQVVVSQAEVCVRQFANGCLVSVLTGSVRVSDARGQAIALGAGQQVRLQLAGLGAPTPFDTFQLGWRDGVLTAKNQPLGDFLRELERYRPGVLRWDPSLETLRVTGSYRLEDTDRILQLLASTLALEVHSRTRYWVTLAPRKKLA, encoded by the coding sequence GTGAGCCGTACCGCACCGGATGTCGCACGGGCGGCGGCGCAGTGGTTGGCGTTGCTTGAATCTGGTGGCGCCACCGAGCGTGATCACACTGGTTTGCAGCAATGGCGCGACAGTCACCCGCAACACGAACAGGCCTGGCAAAAAGCACAGATGTTGCGCCAGCGTTTTGCCGATTTGCCATCCTCCCTGGCATTGGCCAGCCTTGATCGGCCGCCACCGGGCCGCCGTGCGGTACTCAAGCGCGCCCTCGGCGTGGCGGCATTGGTTCCGGCCGTGTGGTTGCTCGGCCGCCAGTTGCCCCTGGACGTCTGGCGCGCCGACCTGCATACCGCCACGGGGCAGCGTACACGGGTGCCGCTGGCCGATGGCAGTCAGTTGCAACTGAACACCGCCAGTGCAGTGGACGTGGACCTGGGGCGGCGGCGCATTGGTTTGCTGGAGGGCGAGTTGGCGCTGACCGTGCCAGGCGCAGCGGCACTGAACGTGCACACGCGCTTTGGCCAGGTCGTTGTCAGCCAGGCCGAAGTCTGCGTGCGTCAGTTCGCCAATGGCTGCCTGGTGTCAGTACTCACAGGCAGCGTGCGGGTGAGCGACGCACGCGGACAAGCCATCGCGCTCGGAGCTGGACAACAAGTGCGTTTGCAGCTCGCGGGGCTCGGTGCTCCGACGCCGTTCGATACTTTTCAGTTGGGTTGGCGCGACGGTGTATTGACGGCCAAGAACCAGCCATTGGGCGATTTCTTGCGCGAGTTGGAACGCTACCGCCCGGGCGTCCTGCGCTGGGATCCGAGCCTGGAAACCTTGCGCGTTACCGGCAGTTATCGCCTGGAAGACACCGATCGCATTCTCCAGCTGCTGGCCTCGACCCTGGCGCTGGAGGTGCATTCGCGCACGCGGTATTGGGTGACATTGGCGCCGCGCAAAAAACTGGCCTGA